One bacterium DNA segment encodes these proteins:
- a CDS encoding inositol monophosphatase family protein: protein MKDFIVAAEAACRIAGKLQLEGLKRDKQIEFKGSINLVTDVDKACEKAIVEVLQGRFPEHDILAEEGSGRRKNSEYKWIIDPLDGTTNYAHGYRLFCVSIALEHKGEIVVGAVFEPNRDEMFLAEKGGGARLNGEKLAVSQVADLNHAMLATGFAYNVRETANNNLDHFQKFLMKSQAIRRDGVAAVDLCYVAAGRFDGFWELNLFPWDVAAGYLMIQEAGGKVSDFRGKAFDVYSKEILASNGRLHPAMSSLLSPG from the coding sequence ATGAAAGATTTCATCGTCGCCGCCGAAGCGGCTTGCCGGATCGCCGGGAAACTCCAGCTGGAAGGATTGAAACGCGACAAGCAGATCGAGTTCAAGGGCAGCATCAACCTGGTCACCGACGTCGACAAGGCCTGTGAAAAAGCCATCGTCGAGGTGTTGCAAGGCCGCTTCCCCGAACACGACATCCTGGCCGAGGAGGGCAGCGGCCGCCGTAAGAACAGCGAGTACAAGTGGATCATCGACCCGCTCGACGGCACCACCAACTACGCCCATGGTTACCGCCTTTTTTGCGTCTCCATCGCCTTGGAGCACAAGGGCGAGATCGTGGTCGGCGCCGTCTTTGAGCCCAACCGCGACGAAATGTTCTTGGCCGAAAAGGGCGGGGGCGCCCGCCTCAACGGCGAGAAGCTCGCGGTCAGCCAAGTCGCCGACTTGAACCACGCGATGCTGGCCACCGGTTTCGCTTACAACGTCCGCGAAACCGCCAACAACAACCTCGACCACTTCCAAAAGTTTTTGATGAAGTCCCAAGCCATTCGCCGCGACGGCGTGGCGGCCGTCGACCTCTGCTATGTCGCGGCCGGCCGTTTCGACGGCTTTTGGGAGCTCAACCTCTTCCCTTGGGACGTGGCCGCCGGCTACCTCATGATTCAGGAGGCCGGGGGTAAGGTCAGCGATTTTCGGGGCAAGGCCTTCGACGTCTATTCCAAGGAGATCTTGGCCAGCAACGGCCGGCTCCACCCGGCAATGTCCAGCTTGCTCAGCCCAGGATAA
- the gpmI gene encoding 2,3-bisphosphoglycerate-independent phosphoglycerate mutase translates to MKKPLILIILDGWGINESPEHNAIAQARTPNYDAWLQEYPGAALDASGHSVGLPEGVMGNSEVGHLNIGAGRIAMVGLTRIYGAIEDGGFFHNPALLAAVRAAKQNHSTLHLMGLLSDGGVHSHQDHLFALLKLAKQEGLQDVAIHAFLDGRDTPPESGLEYLQRLEEEIQAQKIGTLATVTGRYYAMDRDKRWERTEEAYRALVEGLGEKAQDARAAVAASYAAGRSDEFVKPIVLTDGQGRPQKAMKDGDAVIFFNFRADRARQLTYALTQAEFSGFERRVFPKLGAYVCMAEYDQALTLPIAFPRVELKSTFGELIAGRGLTQLRIAETEKYAHVTFFFNGGEEKVFPGEDRVLVPSPREVATYDLKPEMSAPQITEEVLKRIGQDLYDVIILNFANADMVGHSGKLPAAIQAVETLDVQLGRIHQAIAGRGGTMLVTADHGNCERMVDEAGRPHTAHTLDLVPFLLIGEAWKGSRLRPLGKLEDIAPTMLQILGIPQPAEMTGRSMIV, encoded by the coding sequence CGAACTACGATGCCTGGCTCCAGGAATACCCCGGCGCCGCCCTCGACGCCTCCGGCCATTCGGTCGGCCTGCCCGAGGGGGTGATGGGCAATTCCGAAGTCGGCCATCTCAACATCGGCGCCGGCCGCATCGCCATGGTCGGCTTGACCCGGATCTATGGCGCGATCGAGGACGGCGGCTTTTTCCATAATCCGGCCCTGCTTGCGGCGGTGCGGGCCGCCAAGCAAAATCATTCCACTTTACACCTGATGGGGCTGCTCTCCGACGGCGGCGTCCACTCCCATCAAGACCATCTCTTCGCCCTGCTCAAGCTGGCCAAGCAGGAAGGATTGCAGGATGTCGCGATCCACGCCTTTCTCGACGGCCGCGACACGCCGCCGGAAAGCGGCCTCGAATACCTCCAGCGACTCGAGGAGGAAATCCAAGCCCAAAAAATCGGAACCTTGGCGACAGTGACCGGCCGCTACTACGCGATGGATCGGGACAAGCGTTGGGAGCGGACCGAGGAAGCCTACCGCGCCCTCGTCGAGGGCTTGGGCGAGAAGGCCCAGGACGCCCGGGCCGCCGTCGCCGCCTCCTACGCCGCCGGCCGCTCCGACGAGTTCGTCAAGCCCATCGTCTTGACCGACGGCCAAGGCCGGCCCCAAAAAGCGATGAAGGACGGCGACGCCGTGATCTTCTTCAATTTCCGGGCCGACCGGGCCCGCCAGCTGACCTACGCTTTGACTCAGGCCGAATTCAGCGGCTTCGAGCGCCGGGTTTTTCCCAAGCTCGGAGCCTACGTCTGCATGGCCGAGTACGACCAGGCCCTGACCTTGCCCATCGCCTTCCCGCGGGTCGAGCTGAAGAGCACCTTCGGCGAGCTGATCGCCGGCCGGGGCTTGACCCAGCTCCGCATCGCCGAGACCGAGAAATACGCCCACGTCACTTTCTTCTTCAACGGCGGCGAGGAAAAAGTTTTTCCGGGCGAGGATCGGGTTTTGGTCCCTTCGCCCCGCGAGGTCGCGACTTACGACCTCAAGCCCGAGATGAGCGCCCCTCAGATCACCGAGGAAGTGCTGAAACGGATCGGGCAGGATCTCTACGACGTCATCATCCTCAACTTCGCCAATGCCGACATGGTCGGCCACTCCGGCAAATTGCCGGCCGCGATCCAGGCCGTGGAAACCCTCGACGTCCAGCTCGGCCGCATTCACCAAGCGATCGCGGGCCGGGGTGGGACGATGCTCGTCACCGCCGACCACGGCAATTGCGAGCGGATGGTCGACGAGGCCGGCCGGCCGCACACCGCTCACACCCTCGACTTGGTCCCTTTCTTGCTTATTGGTGAAGCTTGGAAAGGAAGCCGGCTCAGGCCTCTGGGCAAGCTCGAGGACATCGCTCCGACCATGCTCCAGATACTAGGAATCCCCCAGCCCGCCGAGATGACCGGCCGAAGCATGATTGTTTAA
- a CDS encoding ComF family protein, translating to MFNSRFLRSCLAPPCCELCPRLIEEPPGLCAACAGLWVELSLWRCELCADPFAGQGLSAHRCGVCLQNPPSFEKVHAAVEFDGSAVGLLHALKFGGRRSALGPLAEKGAPHFRAAVETCAPDFLVAMPLGWSRRRRRGFNQSYLLLRALSRGARIEVPVWRGGRRRTREPQARLDRGARQRVLAGSFLPLKPGSLAGRRILLVDDVLTTGATAESFSKCLLQAGARSVQVFAFARARRKGSF from the coding sequence TTGTTTAACAGCCGTTTCCTTCGCTCCTGCTTGGCTCCGCCCTGCTGCGAGCTCTGCCCCCGCTTGATCGAGGAGCCGCCCGGCCTTTGCGCCGCCTGCGCCGGTTTGTGGGTCGAGCTTTCACTTTGGCGTTGCGAGCTTTGCGCCGATCCTTTCGCCGGCCAAGGGCTTTCCGCTCATCGCTGCGGGGTCTGCCTGCAAAACCCGCCGAGCTTCGAAAAGGTCCACGCGGCGGTCGAGTTCGACGGCAGCGCGGTGGGATTGCTCCACGCCCTTAAGTTCGGGGGACGGCGCAGCGCCCTGGGCCCCCTGGCCGAGAAAGGAGCGCCCCATTTTCGGGCCGCCGTCGAAACCTGCGCCCCCGACTTCCTGGTCGCCATGCCCCTGGGTTGGTCGCGGCGCCGCCGGCGCGGCTTCAATCAAAGCTATTTGCTGCTTCGAGCCTTGAGCCGCGGGGCCCGGATCGAAGTCCCGGTCTGGCGGGGTGGACGGCGGAGAACCCGGGAACCTCAGGCCCGCTTGGACCGCGGCGCGCGGCAGCGGGTCCTGGCCGGCAGCTTCCTTCCGCTCAAGCCCGGTTCCTTGGCCGGCCGGCGCATCCTCCTCGTCGACGACGTCTTGACCACCGGAGCCACCGCCGAGAGCTTCAGCAAATGCCTCTTGCAAGCCGGGGCCCGTTCGGTGCAGGTCTTTGCCTTCGCGAGGGCTAGAAGGAAGGGTTCGTTTTGA